The genomic segment TAATCGAGTTCACAAAAAGTATATGAATGTTTTAGAAAATATTATCTCCACAAAAATTGAAGAAGTAAAGAAAAAAAAGAAAGCTATTCCCATTGCTTCTCTCGAAGCGATGGAATATTTCAAACGAAATACTTTTTCTCTTTCGGCAGCTTTAAAATATAAAAACGGAATCGGGATAATTGCTGAAATAAAAAGGAGGTCACCTTCAGCGGGTATTCTTCGAAAAGAAGTAGATATTAAAAATATGGCAGTTTCGTATCAACAAAACGGGGCTGCGGCAATTTCAGTTTTAACCGAAGAATATTATTTTAACGGTTCGTTAAATGACCTGAAAGATGTCCGTTCTGTCGTGGATATACCAATTTTACGAAAAGATTTTATTGTAGATGAGTATGAAATCTATGAAGCCAAAGCATTTGGCGCTGATGCTGTTTTACTAATCGCAGATTTGCTTTCGAAAGAACAATTATACCAACTCTTTTGTGCTTCGAAAAGTTTGGGCTTGGAATGTTTAGTTGAAATTCACTCAACCGAATCAGTCGATAAACTCGATTTTAGTTTGATGAAACTTATTGGAATTAATAATCGAGACCTGATTACTTTCAGTTGCAACCTCGATACTTTTCAAAAAATAGCTAAATTATTGCCGGAAGATACAGTATTGGTCAGCGAAAGCGGAATTAAAAATGTAGATGACTTAATAAAATTACAAAACGATGGCGCCAAGGGGGCGCTCATTGGTGAGTATTTTATGACTTCCGAAAATCCCGGCTCAGCACTATCAGAATTTATTTCATCAATATGAAGTGTCTCGTAAAAATATGTGGTATCACAAATTTAAAGGATGCTGTAGCATCCATCGAATCGGGTGCAGATGCGATTGGATTTATTTTTTACAAAAAAAGTAAACGCTGCGTATCACCTTCAATCGTCGCAGATATTATTAAAAATATTCCTTCCAATATTTTTAAGGTCGGTGTTTTTGTGAATGAGTCGGCATCGAACATCAATACAATTGTTGAACAGACAGGTATCAATATTGCCCAACTTCACGGCGACGAAGAACCGAAAGATTGTTCTCAATATAAATTATGTGTTTGGAAAGGTGTTCGCCTGAAAGACGAAACCGAAATTGAACAATTAAATTTATTCACTCAGTTTTCGGTTTGTGCGTTCGTGTTTGATGCACATTTCAACGGAGAGTATGGTGGAACTGGTGTTTTAAGTGATTGGAATTTAGCAAAACTTGCTGCCAGTAAATATCGAATTATACTTTCAGGCGGGTTGAAACCTGATAACATTCAAGCGGCAATCAATGCTGTTCGACCATACGGAGTAGATATTAATAGCGGAGTTGAAACTTCGCCCGGTAAAAAAAATTTGTTTAAAATAAAAACTTTTATAAATGCAGTCAGGAGTATCGAATTATGTTAGTAGTAATGAAAATTGATGCATCAAAATTTGAAATAGATGCAGTAAAAACAAAGATTGCATCGCTCGGATATTCGGCTCACGAAATTCCGGGGGCTGAACGTGTTGCAATAGGTATCACCGGTAACAAGGGAAAACTCGACAAAAATCTTTTTATGGTAATGCCGGGAGTTATTGATGCAATTTCGGTTTCCAAACCATACAAACTTGTAAGCCGAGAAGTAAAACCTGATAATACTGAAATCCGTTTGGGCGATGAAATTATTGGCGGGAAAGAATTATCAATAATTGCGGGACCTTGCTCGGTTGAAAGCCGTGAACAGATTTTAGAAATGGCTGAAATGCTGTCGTCGGTTGGTATAAAGTTTTTACGCGGCGGCGCCTACAAACCACGAACTTCACCTTATGCGTTTCAAGGATTAAAAGAAGAAGCATTAACTTTCTTGAGTGAAGTCCGCCGGAAAACAGGAATGAAAATAGTAACGGAAGTAAAAGATGTTGCAACGCTTCCTTATGTAGCCGAGGTAGCCGATGTTCTTCAAATTGGTGCGCGCAATATGCAAAATTTTTCTTTGTTAGAAGCTGTTGGCCGTCTAAAACATCCGGTTCTTTTGAAGCGGGGGATTTCTTCAACCATCGAAGAATTTCTGATGGCAGCCGAATATATTGTTAATCAAGGAAATTATAATGTGATTTTGTGTGAAAGAGGAATCAGAACGTTTGAAACAGCAACACGTTTTACACTCGACTTAAATGCAGTCCCGGTTGTAAAACATCTTTCGCACCTTCCAATCATAGTCGATCCGAGCCACGGTATCGGTTTGTGGGACGGAGTTTCTTCGATGTCGATGGCGAGTATTGCAGCAGGCGCCGACGGCTTGATAATTGAAGTTCATAAAAATCCGGAGGCTGCACTGTCCGACGGTTATCAATCGCTCAAACCTGAAAAATTCAAAGTGTTAATAAATAAACTAAAACAAATTGCCGAAGTAATGGACCGGTCACTATCATTAACAAAAAATTAGTTATGACGAATACAGAATATAATTACCCAGACAACCGCGGATACTTTGGTGAATTTGGCGGCAAATTTGTGCCCGAGACTTTGATTTACGCACTCGAAGAATTGGAAACCAAATATCTTGAATTAAAAAATGATCCGGCATTTCAAAAAAAGTTTTATCAATTATTAAAGCATTTTGCAGGCAGACCTACTCCCCTTTATTTTGCAGAACGCCTGACTGAAAAATATCAAGGTGCAAAAGTATATTTGAAACGTGAAGATTTGTGTCATACGGGGGCACATAAAATAAATAACGCAATCGGGCAAATCTTACTCGCAAAACAATTAGGAAAAAACCGGATCATTGCTGAAACAGGCGCAGGTCAGCACGGAGTAGCTACAGCGACAGTTGCGGCAAAATTGGGTTTAGAATGTATTGTGTATATGGGCGCCGAAGATATTGTTCGTCAGAAAACCAATGTGGGGCGGATGAAATTGTTAGGTGCTGAAGTTCGCTCGGTGGAATCCGGTTCAAAAACTTTGAAGGATGCAGCAAACGAAGCAATCCGCGATTGGGTTACAAATATTCGCAGCACACATTATATTATCGGTTCAGTAATCGGTCCGCATCCGTATCCGATGCTTGTGCGAGATTTTCAAACTGTAATTGGCAGCGAAGCGAAATCTCAAATTCTTGAAATCGAAAACCGTCTTCCTGATTATTTGCTTGCAAGTGTCGGCGGCGGCAGCAACTCAATCGGTTTGTTCCATAATTTTTTGGATGACGGAGTGAAAATGATTGGAGTGGAAGCGGGTGGGTTGGGTATTACAACCAATCAACACGCGGCAACTTTAACATTGGGTAAACCCGGAGTTCTCCACGGCAATTTAAGTTACCTCTTACAGGATGAAAATGGACAGATACTTCCTGCTCATTCCGTCTCCGCCGGACTCGATTATCCCGGTGTAGGTCCCGAACACAGCTTTTTAAAAGATATGGGGAGAGTTCAATATGTTTCAGTAACAGATAATGAAGCACTTGAAGCTGCAATCGAACTGACTCAAACCGAAGGTATCATCCCGGCTCTCGAATCGGCGCACGCTCTGGCTTATTTAAAAACACTGCTGCCTGATACATCGAAAGATGTGATCGTAATTTTGAATTTGTCGGGCAGAGGTGATAAAGATATGGATACGATATTAAAATATTTTGAAGACCGGAGGACTCGATGAATCGACTCCCTCAGAAAATGTCTGAACTCATTAAAAATAAAAGAAAAGCGTTAGCAATGTTCGTTACGGCGGGATATCCAACTATAGACTTAACGCCACAAATAGTTTTCGAACTTGAAAAAGCTGGAGCCGATATCATCGAATTGGGAATTCCCTTTTCCGACCCGATAGCCGATGGTCCGGTAATTCAAATTGCCTCTCAAGTCGCTTTAAATAATGGAGTTACGATAACCAAAATTTGTGAAATTGTTCGCGATATCCGTTTATTCAGTAATATTCCGATTGTTCTTATGGGTTATTACAATCCGATTTACTGTTATGGAGTTGAAAAATTTCTCGACGCTGCTGCCAATGCGGGGGTGGATGGATTAGTTGTAGCAGATTTGCCTTTAGAAGAAGCTGATAATTTTCGTAGATCGGCGTCTGCAAAAAACATATCACATATATTTTTAGCAGCACCTACAACATCCGACATAAGATTAGTTGAGTTGGATAACGCAACTTCAGGATTTCTTTATTGTGTTTCGACTACAGGAACTACAGGGATTAGAAATAATGTAACGGCAGAAGCTGTCGAATATTTATTGAGATGCAAACAATTTGTAAAGAATAATCCCATACTTGTTGGTTTCGGAATATCATCGGGTGCAGATGTAAGAAATATTTCGAGATACGCCGACGGTGTTATTGTGGGAAGCTCTTTAATTGAAATTATTAAAAATAATTACGGCGATGGGCAAAATAATATTATGCTTGAGGAAGTTCGTAATTTCGTTATTAAGTTAAGAATAAGTTTAAATGATGGTGCAAACAATGAAGCCGGATAAGAAGAAAACAACAGCTATCAACCAACTGAAATCTATGCGAAAACTTATCGATCGTATAGATAGTCAACTTGTAAACTTAATCGCCGTACGTCAGCACTTAGCTGAAGAAATTGGAAAAATTAAAAAACAAAATAATCTTACGATTACAAATCCGGAGCGAGAACAGCTGATACTTGAGAGGACATCGTCAATCGCTCGTAAAAAAAAGTTAGATAATAAATTTGTAAAAAAGGTTTTTCAATTAATTTTAAAACAATCACGAATAATTCAGAGAAAAGCATGACAATAGGAATAATTGGTTTAGGCAGGTTTGGCAAATTAACTGCAGAGTATTTGTCTGAATACTTTAATGTCGTAACATACGATATTAAAAAAGTTCCGTTACCTAAAAATTTAACCCGAGTTAGTTTAAAGGAAGCCGCATCTCAGCTCGTGGTTGTATTAGCGGTTCCGATTCGCCAAATGGAATCAACGCTGCAACGAATCGCGTCTTATATAAACGAGGGTGCATTGGTTTGCGATGTCAGTTCAGTAAAGGAAAAACCTGTTGAATGGATGAAAAAGTATTTGCCAAAAACTACTATGATATTAGGGACACATCCTATGTTCGGACCGGATACTGTTTTAAATGGTTTGAAAGGAAACAGTATAGTTTTGTCTCCTGTTCGCATCAAATCGAAAATTTTTGGGCACATCAAAAGAGAATTAAGAAAATTAGGACTTATAATTTATGAGATGTTGCCGACTCAGCATGATAGACTTATGGCGGAAACACAAGCTCTAATTCATTTTATTTCAAGGGGTTATCAGTGGAGGAAAACTCAGCGACCAGCCACAAGAAGCTACATTCAGGTATCGGAAATATTCGACTATTTACTAAACGATTCAAAAGAATTATTTGAGGATATTAATAAATTCAATAGGTATGCTCGTCCGGTTCGACAGAAATTTATTAACAGTCTTTCACTGTTCGATAAAAAATTCTGAAAGCTACTACATATTCAGGAGAGATTAATCGCTAATCGTCATTCAATAAGTTGATATCTTCAACTGTGTTTGCTGTTTGAAATTGTGATTAAAATTTCTTAAAATAAACATAGAATTGTGCAAGGTTTCAGATGGACCGAAGAAAATTTATATGGCTCTGTTTTGGAACAGGAACCGCATGTACGTCAGTGTGGTTATTGGATAAGTTTTTTTTAGAAAACAGCATCGAAAATATTTTAAATGAGATGCCTGCTGAAAACTCCAATTTATCAAGTGTTGCTGTAGAAAAGTTAAAGGAAGCGATGTTTTATGATAAATTAGAAAACAAACGAATCAAATGCACAACTTGTTTTCGAAAATGTGTAGTATCAAATGGAGGTAAAGGCTTCTGCCGTGTTCGCCTTAACAAAGATGGTCGCTACTATTCAGCCGTTTATGCACAACCTTCGGCTGTTCACATTGATCCTGTCGAGAAAGAACCGCAGCATCATTTTCTTCCCGGAACAGAAATCTTATGCTTGGGCACAACTGGTTGTAACTTCACTTGCCGGCATTGCCACAACTGGCATTTGTCGCAAGCAAATCCCGGCGATTTACAGACTTATGATTTACCTCCCGACAAAGTTGTGGAACTTGCAATAAAGAAGAAAATTCCTACGATATCTTTTACATACAACGAACCAACCGTTTTCTACGAGTATGTGTACGACATCGCTAATTTAGGAAAATCAAAAGGTGTGCGGATTCTCTGGCATTCAAACGGCGGTATGGAAGCCAATGCTTTAAAAACTTTGCTGAAATATACAGATGGAGTTACAATCGACTTAAAAGGATTTACCAAAAAAGCATACGACAACTCTTCGGCAAAGTTAGAACCCGTACTAGAAACAATCAAAACAATAAAACAAGAAGGGGTGTGGCTCGAAATTGTGAACCTTGTTATTCCAACAATTAATGATGAGCCGGAAAACATCAGGCGCATGTGCGAATGGATAAAAGAAAATGTCGGAGTTGAAACTCCTCTTCACTTTTCACGCTTCTTCCCGAATTATAAACTTACAAACGTTGCAGCAACACCAATAAGCAAACTTGAAACTGCCTACAAGATTGCGCGTGATGTTGGCATCCACTACATAACGATTGGTAATGTTCCCGGTCACGAAAATAATTCTACTTTTTGTCCAGGCTGTAACAAACGGATAATCCATCGAAAACATTTTCAAGTTCTTAACAACGGTATCGAAGAAGGTAAGTGTAAGTTTTGCCAGCATAAAATTCCGGGAGTCTGGAGTTAATTTTGATATCGCTGATTATAGCCATAATAGTTATGGGTTTCAGCGGTATAGTGGCGCAAATATTAATTCTGCGGGAATTGCTCGTGACTTTCAAAGGCAACGAATTATCAATAGGGATGATACTCGCTAACGGATTGATTACCGAGGCGTTCGGTTCCTATTTCATCGGCAAGCAAATTGAAAAAATCAAAAACAAAACTACTGCATTTGTATTGTTTACAATTCTATTCTCAATTTTTTTTATTGTTACTATTTGGTTGATAAGAATCTGGAAAAATCTAATCGGATTTCAATTCGGCGAGGGATTCGGACTGTTCGAAATATTTTACACCTCATTTATTATCATACTACCTGTTAATATTGTTCATGGAGCTTTGTTCACATTCGGATGCAGATTGTTTCCGGTTTATCTTAAATCAGAGCAGCCATTATCCATCGCCGATAATAATGGGGCACTACAAATCGGAAAAGTATATATTTACGAAACTATCGGAACTGGTATCGGCGGAATTATTTTTACTTACTTACTCGTTACGCAATTCAATTCGGTTCAAATAAGTTTGATAATTGGATTGATAAACGGTGTTGTTTGTCTTTATCTAATCTTCCCTGTTTTAAGAAAGCTAAAAAATTTTCAAAATGTTTTTCTCTTTGGGCTATCAGTAGTTCTTACGTTATTTTTTTTGATTGCTGGTTTCAGTCGAATTGGTAACGACTTGCATTTGCAATTTGTTCGCAGCCAATGGTATCCGCAAACTGTAACTTATTATCAGAATTCGATTTACGGGAATGTAGTCGTAACGCAAAACGCCGAACAGTTCACCTTTTTCTCTGATGGAATTCCGATAATCACAGTTCCAACTCCCGATATTGTGCATACCGAAGAGTTTGCTCACATTCCGATGTTGTTCCATCACAACCCAAAAGATGTTTTAATAATCAGCGGAGGTGCAGGAGGAATAATTAATGAAATCTTGAAACATAAAACGGTGAACAAAATTGATTATGCAGAAATCGATCCACTTTTACTGAAAGCTGTCCGAAAATTTCCAACCCCTTTAACCGAATCCGAAATGAACCATCCAAAAGTCAGTATCGAATTTTTAGACGGACGGCTATTCCTAAAACAAACTTTGAAAAAATATGATATGATATTTGTTGGATTTTCGGAGCCTTCCGATCTACAAGTTAACCGGCTTTTTACTAAAGAGTTTTTCAATGAAGTTTCTACCAAGTTAAATGAATACGGAATATTAATGATCACCTTGCCCGGTTCGCTTGTTTATGTTGGAAATGAATTGAAGAATCTTAATAAATGTATTTATAACACTCTTGCTGAAATATTTCTAAGCACAAAAATAATTCCTGGTGATGCTATTACTATCTATTTAGCTACGAATGACGAAAATATTTTATTAACTCCAACAGAACAAATTGTTGAACGTCTGCAAACGCTAAATTTAAGTTTAATAACATCCGATTATATCGAATATAAACTTCACGAGCGTTGGATTGATTGGTTTTCGAATTCGATAGCGGATGGGACGAAAAACATAAACCAAGATTTTAAGCCATTAGCTGTATTTTACAGTTTAGCTTATTGGAATATCCAATTTGCACCGTATTTAAAAAAAATGTTCGACCTTTTTGAAAAACTTGATTTTCGTCTTTTTGTAGTAATCATTCTTGTTGTAACCTTGTTGTTTATGATTCTCAGGTTGAAAATCAAAACGTTAAATGCAGCAAGTATCCCGATTGTAATACTAACTTCAGGATTCGCTGGTATGATTTTCGATCTCGCTTTGATTTTTAGTTTCCAAACTCTGTATGGTTATGTCTATTATTGGATTGGCTTGCTTGTTACAGCGTTTATGGCAGGTAGTGCTGTTGGAGCTATGATAATGAATAAAAATCTGAATCGCAATACAAATGATATTGTAACATTTGTAAAACTTGAGGCGACAATTGTTATTTTTGCTGCTATTTTTCCTTTCGTGTTCATTCTATTTCATTCTTATATTCAGTACGAGTTTGTTTCAGGAGTTTTGCATTTAGTCTTTTTGGTTTTATCGTTTGTTTCGGGAATGCTGGTTGGGGCGCAATTTCCGTTGGCAAACAAAATATGTTTGGATAAGAAAATAAAGAGTGATTCAATTGGAAAGACTGCCGGACTATTATACAGTGCCGATTTGGTCGGTGGTTGGTTCGGTGGAATTTTGGGGGGAGTTGTTCTATTGCCGCTATTGGGGTTGGTTGAAACTTTTTTAATTTTGGTGATATTGAAAATTTGTAGTTTGATGATAATTGCAACTTCAAAATAATTTTTCGCATATTCTATTGATTTTACTTATATTTAATCAGCTTTAACATCTTGTTGCAAATTTGTATCTAAAATCTATAAATAAAAATCTTGATCCTTTATCAATCGCCGACTTGAAGCGGAAGTATTCAGAGTTGAAATTCAAAATTCAACTGCGTTTGGATGATTTTCTCAAAATAAAACAATCGGATTACTTTTACGAGTTAGTTTATTGTTTGCTTACACCACAGTCGAGTGCGCGGAATGCTGATAAAGCTGTAAAACTTTTACAATCAAATAAATTTCATAAACAAGCAATCAATCCTCAGCCAATTTTATCTCACAAAAAATCTTACATCCGTTTCCATAATAATAAATCGAAATATCTGCTTGAGGTTAAAAACCAATTCCCTTTAATCGAACAACAATTGCAGAATGGTAGATCATCTATCGAACTGCGCGACTGGTTGGTTAAGAGTGTAAAAGGATTTGGTTACAAAGAGGCATCTCACTTTTTACGTAACATCGGGCATCGTAATCTTGCAATACTCGACCGTCATATCTTAAAAAATTTAGTGAGGGTTGGAGTTCTTAATGAATTACCAAAATCGTTATCGAAAAATAATTATTTAGAAATAGAAAAAATATTTAAAATATTTTCAAAAAAAATTAACATACCTTTGGATGAATTAGATTTACTTTTCTGGAGTATGGAAACAGGAGAAATACTAAAATGAAGGCAGTTGTAATAGGTGCTGGAATGATGGGAAGCGCCCTGGCTTACGACCTTGCACAAGCAATCGACATCGAAGAAATATTGTTGGCAGATATAAATTTTGAACGTGCGTCGAATGCTGCTAAAAATATTAATAATAAAGTTAAGCCGGAAAAAATCGATGCAAATTCTTATGAAGATATTGTTGAATTGATGACCGGTGCTGATGCAGTAATCAGCGCAACGTCGTACTCGCTGAATTATATTTTGACAACGGCAGCAATTGAAGCAGGAGTTCACTTCCTTGACCTCGGCGGTAATAACGATGTTGTAAAAAAACAGCTTCTACTTAACAGGCAGGCACGCGAGGCTCAGGTTTGTGTGCTGCCGAATTGTGGCTTGGCTCCCGGACTTGTAAATATTTTAGCAATAGCTGGGGCGAAAAAGTTCGATACTGTTGACGAAATCAATCTGCGTGTTGGCGGTTTACCGCAGCATCCGCAGCCGCCTTTGAATTATCAGCTCGTTTTTTCTGCAGAAGGACTGCTAAATGAGTACACCGAACCGGCTGAAGTTGTACGAAATGGCAACATCATATCTGTGAATTCTTTGGACGACGTGGAGGAAATAATTTTTCCACAACCTTTTGGAGCACTGGAAGCTTTTAATACTTCGGGCGGAATATCTACCTTGTGTAATTACTTTCGTGGAAAAGTCCGCGAACTCGATTATAAAACAATCCGGTATAAAGGACATTGCAATAAGTTTAAATTATTAATCGATTTAGGATTTGCCAGTTCCGAAGCGTTGATGATCGGAAATACAGTTAAAACAGCCCGCGAGTTGTTCATCGAAATGCTAACCAATAAATTGGATTACAAAGATGAAGATTGTATCTTGTTGCGTGCAACTATTCAAGGGCATATTAACGGGGAAAAAAAATCGCTCGTGTATGAGATGATAGATTACTTTGATAAGCCGACCCGTATATCGGCAATGATGCGGACGACTTCGTTCCCAACCTCAATCATCGCGCTGATGCTGATGCGTGGTGAAATAAAAGCTCACGGTGTGATGCCCCCCGAAGAATGTGTCCCCGCAGATAAACTTTTAGAAGAATTAAAAATGCGAAACATTAATATATCACAAACGTTTGTTGAAGGTGAATAATGAAGAAACCTTTATCTGTAATTATTATAACAAAAAATCAGAAATCTGAAAAGGAAATTCACAACCGTTACGATTCGGTAACTTCATTTCCGCGACTTGAAATTATTAAAATATTGTTCAAATCGTTATTTACGGTAGGCAAAAAAGAAAAATAGCTTTGCGAATGTCCTGTAAAAATATAATATATATATTGGCGTTACTTATTTTTCTGAGCTTAAAAGCATTCGGACAGTACACAACTCCGATAGAATTTTCTCAATCGCCATCCTTAAATACGGTAGTCGGAAGTTTCGTTCGAAACGATCTCCTCTACGTGTCATTAAACGATTTGGCGTATGTTTTAAATTTAAAAACATACGTTAACAACGAAGCAAAGAAAATCGAAATTAAAACCAAATCGTACAAAATAATATTGAGTGCCGAAAATTCTTACGTTGTAATAACCGATACAAACGAGAAAGTCAGCGTTCTTCAACTCCAACAAAGAATATATTTTGCAGCCAATGCTTTTTTTATTCCTATCAAAAGCTTCTTCCAGATATTTAATAAATTTTTGGATGAAGAAGTTATATTCGATTCAAAAAGAAAGATAATTGTAGTCGGTAAACCAATCATAACGCCGAAACATGATATTGTAAATATATCATACGAACAAAAAGTTAACGGGACATTAATTCGTTTACATTCGAAGCTAAATTTAACTGATTACGATAGCTGGATAAAGTACGAACAAAACGATACAGAAAAAAAACGCGGCTGGTTATACATTACTGTTGCCAATGCGAAAGTAAATCTTGATGCTCTGAAAAAAGTTAAACCATCGGGCATTATTAAAGAACTGCTGATGTTTCCTTCGCCGACATCAGTTCAATTTACATTTAAGTTAAACGGTGCAGTATCAAATACGGAAATTCTTAAAGCCGACGAAAATAACGATTTACTGATTACAATCTATACACCTACCGAGCAACAGTTAGCCGAAAAAAAAGAAAGGCATTAC from the Bacteroidota bacterium genome contains:
- a CDS encoding saccharopine dehydrogenase C-terminal domain-containing protein: MKAVVIGAGMMGSALAYDLAQAIDIEEILLADINFERASNAAKNINNKVKPEKIDANSYEDIVELMTGADAVISATSYSLNYILTTAAIEAGVHFLDLGGNNDVVKKQLLLNRQAREAQVCVLPNCGLAPGLVNILAIAGAKKFDTVDEINLRVGGLPQHPQPPLNYQLVFSAEGLLNEYTEPAEVVRNGNIISVNSLDDVEEIIFPQPFGALEAFNTSGGISTLCNYFRGKVRELDYKTIRYKGHCNKFKLLIDLGFASSEALMIGNTVKTARELFIEMLTNKLDYKDEDCILLRATIQGHINGEKKSLVYEMIDYFDKPTRISAMMRTTSFPTSIIALMLMRGEIKAHGVMPPEECVPADKLLEELKMRNINISQTFVEGE
- a CDS encoding N-acetylmuramoyl-L-alanine amidase; amino-acid sequence: MSCKNIIYILALLIFLSLKAFGQYTTPIEFSQSPSLNTVVGSFVRNDLLYVSLNDLAYVLNLKTYVNNEAKKIEIKTKSYKIILSAENSYVVITDTNEKVSVLQLQQRIYFAANAFFIPIKSFFQIFNKFLDEEVIFDSKRKIIVVGKPIITPKHDIVNISYEQKVNGTLIRLHSKLNLTDYDSWIKYEQNDTEKKRGWLYITVANAKVNLDALKKVKPSGIIKELLMFPSPTSVQFTFKLNGAVSNTEILKADENNDLLITIYTPTEQQLAEKKERHYEKSLQKQRDRWKLDVVVIDPGHGGKDPGAIGVTRTKEKDITLAVALKLGKLLEKNIPDVKVVYTRKSDEFVELFKRGQIANQANGKLFISLHCNAAARKLHTVKGFEVYLLRKGKTEHALKIAERENAVIQYEEGYENRYQELTEENFILLTMAQSAYLKYSERFAEISTQQVERYTNLEIQGVKQAGFFVLVGASMPNVLVEMGYLSNRSDEKFLKSSVGQNKIAESLFHAIQIYKTEYEQSLDEGKTMGAKE